The Pygocentrus nattereri isolate fPygNat1 chromosome 17, fPygNat1.pri, whole genome shotgun sequence genome window below encodes:
- the LOC108412898 gene encoding NACHT, LRR and PYD domains-containing protein 12-like isoform X1, with the protein MSKLKEQNYSTGSGVNGIHTGRSSSPVLSDASMKSDRSMQIPIDNNGIPSLPEKSFTLKKSSSYEPSSVSLKSDRSMKVPINYQEKPSLPEKSFLKRSSSQEPSSVSLKSDRSMKVPINYKEKPSLPEKSFLKRSSSQEPSSVSLKSDRSMKVPINYQEKPSLPEKSFLLKRSSLYEPSSVSLKSDRSMKVPINYKEKPSLPEKSFLLKRSSSYEPSSMSLKSDRSMKVPINYQEKPSLPEKSNTQWQLRMPGQGETMRKEFIHNSNENSREALHETNTLELPNEKLKSIFRERCQHLFEGTAQQGNPILLNKIYTELYIAEDNNALQGHHEMHHIEATLKTVRVDTPIRCNDIFKPLHGQDKPIRTVLTKGVAGIGKTVSVQKFILDWAESEANQDVHFIFPLPFRELNLMRDQKYSLIDLLQHFFMKGIDASSSQITNDSLLIIFDGLDECRLPLDFQNNESLCDATKASTVDTLLTNLIKGNLLPSAQIWITSRPAASGRIPSECVGRLTEVRGFSDPQKEEYFRKRITDQSLANRIITHVKSLRSLYIMCHIPVFCWIAATALERMVVDFGWEKIPKSFTQMYTYFLITQINTKKAKYSDNKVSDKEMIFKLGKLAFEQLEKRNLIFYEEDLKECGIDAREASVYSGVFTEIFKEEFGLFQRKVFSFVHLSIQEHLAALYVFLSFHNYNQNMLNPQQTSGHKPVTMLSLHKTAIDKASESESGHLDLFIRFLMGFSLESNKILLQDLLVQRHSSEEIRDTISYLKMKIRENVCAHLSVKLFHCLNELNDSSLVDEIQTFLRNKTINKENLSPELWSALFFIILTSNEKLDEFELRKYGTSDKALLCLSSVMKFSRKASLKNCKLTVKSCAALAVGLPIMPVTRELDLSHNNLQDAGVKLLCTGLSVDTLKKIPVNCSTAKKKSFLTSALSLNPSLKTDLTLEWDDATQVLYNVIELNLQKSGMKEFPGLRGTRCTIEILRLNNCGVTSVGCDFLASVLSSKCSNLKELDLSENNIGDLGLKVLSDVLQHPSCKLETLKVNNCNLTEHSCAALASALQENSGLKSLSMSNNELQNSGVKLLAAGLEDPRCKLQTLGLSNCSLELQGFESLTLAMRSNPSNLKVLDLSKNRPGDSGVKLLFAVLESPHCGLEKLKLNECGVTEESCADLASVLSSEFSCLRELDLSINDLKDSGAMMLSVGVGHPNCKLENLMMYNCRFSKEGYSTLAKALQSNPLLTKEQCVMDDKHGDSRNQPQSDTE; encoded by the exons CATTCACACAGGAAGGTCCAGTTCACCTGTGCTCAGTGATGCGTCTATGAAGAGTGATAGGTCCATGCAGATACCAATCGATAATAATGGAATACCTTCACTACCAGAAAAAAG TTTCACTCTGAAAAAATCCAGTTCATATGAGCCCAGTAGTGTGTCTCTGAAGAGTGATCGGTCCATGAAAGTACCAATCAATTATCAAGAAAAGCCTTCACTACCAGAAAAAAG TTTTCTGAAAAGATCCAGCTCACAGGAGCCCAGTAGTGTGTCTCTGAAGAGTGATCGGTCCATGAAAGTGCCAATCAATTATAAGGAAAAACCTTCACTACCAGAAAAAAG TTTTCTGAAAAGATCCAGCTCACAGGAGCCCAGTAGTGTGTCTCTGAAGAGTGATCGGTCCATGAAAGTACCAATCAATTATCAAGAAAAGCCTTCACTACCAGAAAAAAG TTTTCTGCTGAAAAGATCCAGTTTATATGAGCCCAGTAGTGTGTCTCTGAAGAGTGATCGGTCCATGAAAGTACCAATCAATTATAAGGAAAAGCCTTCACTACCAGAAAAAAG TTTTCTGCTGAAAAGATCCAGTTCATATGAGCCCAGTAGCATGTCTCTGAAGAGTGATCGGTCCATGAAAGTACCAATCAATTATCAAGAAAAGCCTTCACTACCAGAAAAAAG CAACACACAGTGGCAGTTGAGGATGCCTGGACAAGGAGAGACCATGAGGAAGGAGTTCATTCACAACAGCAATGAAAACTCCAGAGAAGCACT aCATGAAACAAACACCTTGGAGTTAccaaatgaaaaactgaaatccaTTTTCAGAGAGAGGTGTCAACATTTATTTGAGGGGACAGCACAGCAAGGAAACCCAATATTGCTCAATAAGATATACACAGAACTCTACATCGCTGAGGATAATAATGCTCTCCAAGGCCATCATGAAATGCACCACATTGAGGCAACACTGAAGACAGTAAGAGTGGACACCCCAATCAGATGCAATGACATCTTTAAACCCTTACATGGACAAGACAAGCCTATTAGAACTGTGCTGACAAAGGGAGTGGCTGGCATTGGAAAAACTGTCTCTGTGCAGAAGTTCATTCTGGACTGGGCTGAAAGTGAAGCAAATCAGGATGTCCACTTTATATTTCCACTTCCATTCAGGGAGCTAAATTTGATGAGGGACCAAAAATACAGTCTGATTGACCTTCTTCAGCATTTTTTCATGAAAGGAATTGATGCAAGTTCATCTCAAATTACCAACGATTCACTTCTTATCATTTTTGATGGTTTGGATGAGTGTCGCCTTCCTTTAGATTTTCAGAACAATGAGAGTTTATGTGACGCAACAAAGGCAAGCACAGTAGATACCCTGTTAACAAACCTCATCAAGGGGAATCTACTTCCCTCTGCACAAATCTGGATAACCTCCCGACCAGCAGCATCAGGCCGCATTCCATCTGAATGTGTTGGTCGACTAACAGAGGTGCGAGGATTCAGTGATCCACAGAAGGAAGAGTACTTCAGGAAGAGAATCACAGATCAAAGCCTGGCCAACAGAATCATTACCCACGTGAAGTCACTGAGGAGCCTCTACATCATGTGCCACATTCCAGTCTTCTGTTGGATTGCAGCCACTGCTCTGGAGAGAATGGTGGTCGACTTTGGGTGGGAAAAGATCCCTAAGAGTTTTACTCAGATGTATACGTACTTCCTGATCACCCAAATCaacactaaaaaagcaaagtacTCAGACAACAAAGTCTCAGATAAAGAAATGATCTTCAAGCTTGGGAAGCTCGCTTTTGAACAGCTTGAAAAACGCAATCTGATCTTctatgaggaagatctcaaaGAGTGCGGTATTGATGCCCGAGAAGCCTCTGTGTACTCTGGAGTCTTCACTGAAATCTTCAAGGAGGAGTTTGGGCTTTTTCAGAGAAAAGTATTCAGCTTTGTGCATCTGAGCATTCAGGAACATCTTGCAGCTCTATATGTGTTCTTGTCCTTCCACAACTACAACCAAAACATGCTCAATCCTCAACAGACAAGTGGCCATAAGCCTGTAACAATGTTAAGTTTGCATAAGACTGCAATTGATAAAGCTTCTGAGAGCGAGAGTGGACACTTGGACCTCTTTATCCGTTTTCTCATGGGCTTCTCACTGGAGTCCAACAAGATCCTCCTGCAGGACCTATTGGTACAGAGACACAGTTCTGAGGAGATAAGAGATACCATCAGCtatctgaaaatgaaaatcagagAAAACGTCTGTGCTCATTTGTCAGTGAAATTATTCCACTGTCTGAATGAGCTTAATGACAGCTCTCTTGTAGATGAAATCCAAACATTCTTGAggaacaaaacaataaataaggAAAATCTCTCTCCTGAACTCTGGTCAGCATTATTCTTCATAATACTCACTTCAAATGAGAAGTTGGATGAGTTTGAACTTCGCAAATACGGCACATCAGACAAAGCTCTTCTCTGCTTGTCTTCTGTAATGAAGTTTTCTAGGAAGGCCAG tttGAAGAACTGTAAGCTAACAGTGAAAAGTTGTGCAGCATTGGCTGTAGGCCTCCCAATCATGCCAGTCACAAGAGAGCTGGATCTCAGTCACAACAACCTGCAAGATGCTggagtgaagctgctttgtaCTGGACTTTCAGTGGACACTTTGAAAAAAATACC GGTTAACTGCTCTACTGCTAAAAAGAAGAGTTTTCTTACTTCAGCTCTGAGTTTAAACCCCTCATTAAAAACTGACCTGACACTGGAATGGGATGATGCAACACAAGTGCTTTACAATGTAATAGAGTTAAATCTTCAGAAAAGTGGCATGAAGGAGTTCCCGGGACTGAGGGGCACTCGTTGTACCATCGAGATCCTGAG GCTGAATAACTGTGGTGTTACGAGTGTGGGCTGTGATTTTCTTGCTTCAGTCCTAAGTTCAAAATGTTCAAACCTGAAAGAACTCGACCTGAGCGAGAACAACATAGGAGACTTGGGACTGAAAGTGCTTTCTGATGTTTTGCAACATCCTTCATGTAAACTGGAAACACTAAA GGTGAACAATTGTAATCTTACAGAGCACAGCTGTGCAGCATTGGCCTCAGCACTACAGGAAAATTCAGGCTTGAAATCTCTGTCCATGAGTAACAATGAGTTACAGAATTCAGGAGTGAAGCTGCTTGCTGCTGGATTGGAGGATCCTCGCTGTAAACTTCAAACATTGGG GCTTTCAAACTGTAGCCttgagttacaaggttttgaaTCACTGACATTGGCCATGAGGTCAAATCCTTCTAACCTGAAAGTTTTGGACTTGAGCAAAAACAGACCAGGAGATTCAGGAGTGAAGCTGCTGTTTGCCGTTCTGGAAAGTCCACACTGTGGACTTGAGAAACTAAA GCTAAATGAGTGTGGCGTCACAGAGGAAAGCTGTGCAGATCTGGCATCAGTTCTCAGCTCTGAGTTTTCATGTCTGAGAGAGCTGGACCTGAGTATTAATGATCTGAAGGATTCAGGAGCAATGATGCTGTCTGTTGGAGTAGGACATCCAAACTGTAAACTAGAAAATCTCAT GATGTACAACTGCAGGTTTTCAAAAGAAGGCTATAGTACTCTGGCCAAAGCTCTGCAATCGAATCCCTTACTTACAAAAGAGCAGTGTGTAATGGACGATAAACATGGAGACTCCAGAAATCAGCCACAGTCTGATACAGAATAG